One genomic window of Methanomassiliicoccus sp. includes the following:
- a CDS encoding DUF1743 domain-containing protein — protein sequence MSIVLTPDEVAQKYGKLFCRGVYTLVDEKNGVATIIEECMAKGPVEWDAANRKRAGGALTNVRVEGTTLIMDAIIGEGDVSFGPASKTVGGQGLKALRVDGDRVITTWVGLAGASVGIGACMPQGPGTIEAIYPDDVKIGGAHRVEVSVVTPKLVRMIYAVDDTDTKEKGASWVLMLRLAREAPVGHYLEHKIVQLNPNVPEKTTNCVSVGVSFAVAERDIPALTDFVVDFIRKNTYSENTTLAIYQGLKVPQEVQDYGREAKERIFKINDAREVANRNGIQLIEITGKRGTIGAVAGIGCFDMGWKAAALPEDIL from the coding sequence ATGTCCATTGTCCTAACCCCTGATGAGGTCGCTCAGAAGTATGGCAAGCTCTTCTGCAGAGGAGTGTATACCCTGGTCGACGAGAAGAACGGTGTGGCCACCATCATCGAGGAATGCATGGCCAAGGGCCCTGTGGAGTGGGATGCCGCCAACCGGAAGCGGGCGGGGGGAGCCCTTACCAATGTGAGGGTGGAGGGTACCACTCTCATAATGGATGCCATCATCGGGGAGGGCGATGTGAGCTTCGGCCCGGCCTCCAAGACCGTGGGCGGGCAGGGGCTGAAGGCCTTGAGGGTCGACGGCGACAGGGTCATCACCACCTGGGTGGGGCTGGCAGGTGCCAGCGTGGGGATCGGAGCGTGCATGCCTCAGGGCCCCGGGACCATCGAGGCCATATATCCCGACGATGTCAAGATCGGCGGCGCCCACCGCGTGGAGGTCAGCGTGGTAACACCTAAGCTGGTGAGGATGATCTATGCCGTTGATGATACTGACACCAAGGAGAAGGGCGCCTCCTGGGTGCTGATGTTGCGTTTGGCCCGAGAGGCCCCTGTGGGCCATTACCTGGAACACAAGATCGTGCAGCTCAACCCCAATGTTCCCGAGAAGACCACCAACTGCGTGTCCGTGGGCGTCTCCTTTGCCGTGGCGGAGAGGGATATCCCCGCTCTGACTGATTTCGTCGTCGACTTCATCAGAAAGAACACCTACAGCGAGAACACCACCCTTGCCATATACCAAGGTCTTAAGGTCCCCCAGGAGGTCCAGGACTACGGCCGGGAGGCCAAGGAGCGCATCTTCAAGATAAACGACGCGCGCGAGGTGGCCAATCGTAACGGGATCCAGCTCATAGAGATCACAGGCAAGAGGGGGACCATAGGGGCGGTCGCGGGAATAGGGTGCTTCGACATGGGGTGGAAGGCGGCGGCCCTGCCCGAGGATATCCTCTAA
- the uppS gene encoding di-trans,poly-cis-decaprenylcistransferase has protein sequence MSNDNSEGARPIKDEISRVIASTAYNTYEKRLLKEVRENRIPHHVAVIMDGNRRFAKEFGLTTAEGHIRGKDKLEELLDWCMELGVKVLTVYAFSTENMNRDADEVESLMKLFEESFYRLGDDERVHRHEIKVTVLGQRDILPDSVNEAIDYAERRTAAYSNYYYNIATAYGSRQEIVQAIKQIAQKVKDGELKVEDITEKTFSNHLYTADFPDPDLILRTSGEERISNFLLWQLAYAELYFTDVYWPGFRRIDFLRAIRSYQMRRRRFGT, from the coding sequence ATGTCTAATGACAACAGCGAGGGGGCAAGGCCCATCAAGGACGAGATCTCCCGGGTCATCGCCAGCACCGCTTACAACACGTATGAGAAGCGGCTTCTGAAGGAGGTGCGGGAGAACAGGATCCCGCATCATGTAGCGGTGATTATGGACGGCAACCGCCGCTTCGCCAAGGAGTTCGGCCTCACCACCGCCGAGGGGCATATCCGGGGGAAGGACAAGCTCGAGGAGCTTCTCGATTGGTGCATGGAGCTGGGGGTGAAGGTGCTCACGGTCTACGCCTTCTCCACGGAGAACATGAACCGCGACGCGGATGAGGTGGAGAGCCTCATGAAGCTGTTCGAGGAGAGCTTCTACCGCCTGGGTGACGATGAGAGGGTCCATCGCCACGAGATCAAGGTCACGGTCCTGGGGCAGAGGGACATCCTGCCGGACAGCGTCAATGAGGCGATCGATTACGCTGAGAGGAGGACCGCCGCCTACTCCAACTACTACTACAACATCGCGACGGCCTACGGCTCCCGCCAGGAGATAGTGCAGGCGATCAAGCAGATCGCCCAGAAGGTGAAGGACGGGGAGCTGAAGGTGGAAGACATCACGGAGAAGACCTTCTCCAACCACCTGTACACGGCGGACTTCCCCGACCCCGACCTCATCCTCCGGACCTCGGGAGAGGAGCGCATCTCCAATTTCCTGCTGTGGCAGCTCGCCTATGCCGAGCTCTACTTCACCGATGTGTATTGGCCTGGCTTCCGGAGGATCGACTTCCTGCGGGCCATCCGCTCCTACCAGATGCGGCGTCGGCGCTTCGGGACATGA
- a CDS encoding TIGR04190 family B12-binding domain/radical SAM domain protein yields the protein MFLHAPSVYDFRKESMFYGPVSDLVPSTPVFEMYPFGFTTMANALHKAGYKVRIVNIASMMLNDKKLDVEALLQKLDADVFGIDLHWLPHAHGSLAVAEIVKRYHPDSKVLFGGFSSSYYHEELITYPQVDLVLRGDSVEKPLVTLMDALAQKRDLSSVPNLTWKDKGRSVVNALTHVPNDLDYLDIDYGWIIRSVIRHRDLEGAKPFKDWDRYPLTAIFTVRGCSQCCAVCGGSCGAMKRVLGRTRPAFRSPERVAQDIFDVQSYLDAPVFVVGDVRQHGEKYAESFFRECKSLGIDNHVVLELFTPAPEQYFQNANDTFDRYSIQFSPDSHEERVRYALGRRFDNSSMDRSIRHALGNGCQRFDMFFMIGLPEQTPASALGSAEFTRKLYSDNKNDGRLFVYTSPLAPFLDPGSFAFENPEKYGYRLFARTLEEHRKRLANPNWRDVLSYETIHMTRGQIVEASYEAADRLNQVRVEAGLMTVEELKARQERSQSARQLMAEVDQALALDGDARRERLAYLKVKADELMESTICQKRELEWDTPGVLRSVPRVVRSLVWKKKGR from the coding sequence ATATTCTTACACGCTCCCAGCGTTTACGATTTTAGGAAGGAGTCCATGTTCTACGGCCCGGTCAGCGACCTGGTGCCGTCCACACCGGTCTTCGAGATGTACCCCTTCGGGTTCACCACCATGGCCAACGCCCTGCACAAGGCCGGGTACAAGGTCCGCATCGTGAACATTGCCAGCATGATGCTGAACGACAAGAAGCTGGACGTCGAGGCCCTCCTCCAGAAGCTGGACGCCGACGTGTTCGGCATCGACCTTCACTGGCTGCCTCACGCCCACGGGTCGCTGGCGGTGGCGGAGATAGTGAAGAGATACCATCCCGACTCCAAGGTCCTCTTTGGCGGGTTCTCCTCCTCCTACTATCACGAGGAGCTTATTACCTACCCGCAGGTGGACCTAGTGCTGCGCGGAGACTCCGTGGAAAAACCGCTGGTCACGTTGATGGACGCCCTGGCCCAGAAAAGGGACCTGTCCTCCGTGCCCAACCTCACGTGGAAGGATAAGGGAAGGAGCGTGGTCAACGCCCTCACCCACGTGCCCAATGACCTGGACTACTTGGACATCGACTACGGGTGGATCATACGCTCCGTCATCAGGCACCGGGACCTGGAAGGGGCCAAGCCGTTCAAGGACTGGGACCGGTACCCCCTGACCGCCATATTCACCGTCCGGGGCTGCTCCCAGTGCTGCGCGGTCTGCGGCGGGAGCTGCGGGGCCATGAAGCGGGTCCTGGGCAGGACCAGGCCGGCCTTCCGTAGCCCGGAAAGGGTGGCCCAGGACATCTTCGATGTCCAGAGCTACCTTGACGCCCCGGTGTTCGTGGTAGGGGATGTCCGGCAACACGGAGAGAAGTACGCGGAGAGTTTCTTCCGCGAATGCAAGTCCCTGGGCATCGACAACCACGTGGTCCTGGAGCTGTTCACCCCCGCTCCGGAGCAGTACTTCCAGAACGCGAACGACACCTTCGATCGCTACTCCATCCAGTTCTCCCCCGACTCCCACGAGGAGAGGGTGCGTTACGCGCTGGGCCGGAGGTTCGACAACTCATCCATGGATAGGAGCATCCGGCATGCTCTGGGAAATGGCTGCCAGCGCTTCGACATGTTCTTCATGATCGGCCTGCCGGAGCAAACCCCGGCCTCGGCCCTGGGATCAGCGGAGTTCACCCGGAAGTTGTACTCCGACAACAAGAACGACGGACGCCTCTTCGTGTACACCTCCCCATTAGCACCTTTCCTGGACCCCGGGAGCTTTGCCTTCGAGAACCCTGAGAAGTATGGGTACCGCCTCTTCGCCCGCACCTTGGAGGAGCACCGGAAACGTCTGGCTAACCCCAACTGGAGGGACGTCCTCTCGTACGAGACCATCCACATGACGCGAGGCCAGATCGTGGAGGCGTCCTATGAGGCTGCGGACCGGCTCAACCAGGTGAGGGTGGAGGCGGGCCTCATGACCGTGGAAGAATTGAAAGCACGGCAGGAACGGTCCCAGAGCGCAAGACAGCTCATGGCGGAGGTCGATCAGGCCCTCGCCCTGGACGGAGATGCAAGGAGGGAGAGGCTTGCCTACCTCAAGGTCAAAGCGGACGAACTGATGGAGTCCACCATCTGTCAAAAGAGGGAGTTGGAATGGGACACTCCGGGGGTGCTGCGCAGCGTCCCGCGGGTGGTCCGCTCCCTGGTGTGGAAAAAGAAGGGCCGTTAA
- the proC gene encoding pyrroline-5-carboxylate reductase: protein MSKKYGFIGAGNMAEALMKGMISSGLCTADDLIASEVVPERREYMARTLGMVVTTDNVEVVKEAKTIILAVKPNIVSIVLDELKPLLTAEHLVISIAAGVKISFIEAHLNWGVRVVRVMPNQPCLVGASASGFALGKSAKKEDKDAVQTILDSVGVAFAMDEKLLDAVTGLSGSGPAYIYMVIEAMADGGVLAGLPRDVSQILAAQTVLGAAKTVLETKGHPAQFKDMVSSPAGTTIEAIKVLEESAVRGAFIKAVEAATKRSQELGKS from the coding sequence ATGAGCAAAAAGTACGGTTTCATTGGTGCCGGTAACATGGCTGAGGCGTTGATGAAGGGCATGATCTCTTCAGGACTATGTACCGCTGATGACCTGATCGCCAGCGAGGTCGTGCCTGAGCGGCGGGAGTACATGGCGAGGACCTTGGGGATGGTCGTCACCACGGATAACGTGGAGGTAGTGAAGGAGGCCAAGACCATAATCCTGGCGGTGAAGCCGAACATCGTGTCCATCGTCCTGGACGAACTGAAACCCCTCCTCACAGCGGAGCATCTGGTAATTTCCATCGCCGCCGGAGTAAAGATATCGTTCATCGAGGCTCACCTCAACTGGGGCGTCCGTGTCGTGAGGGTCATGCCCAACCAGCCCTGCCTGGTCGGCGCCTCCGCATCCGGCTTCGCTCTCGGCAAATCAGCCAAGAAGGAGGACAAGGACGCTGTCCAGACCATACTGGACTCCGTGGGTGTGGCCTTTGCCATGGACGAGAAGCTATTGGATGCGGTCACCGGCCTAAGCGGCAGCGGGCCTGCCTACATATATATGGTTATAGAGGCCATGGCCGACGGCGGCGTCCTGGCCGGCCTCCCTCGCGATGTATCTCAGATCTTAGCGGCGCAGACGGTTCTGGGAGCGGCCAAGACCGTACTCGAGACGAAGGGGCACCCTGCTCAGTTCAAGGACATGGTCTCATCCCCCGCAGGGACGACCATAGAGGCAATAAAGGTGCTCGAGGAATCGGCCGTGCGCGGTGCCTTCATCAAAGCGGTGGAGGCTGCGACCAAGAGGTCCCAAGAGCTGGGTAAAAGCTAA
- the ndhC gene encoding NAD(P)H-quinone oxidoreductase subunit 3, translating into MLLDAYLPIAIFAVIALGVPIFAFWLNRFFRPTKKTALKTETYECGEVPIGTAKIQFHFQFYMFAIIFVVFDLVTVFLMIWALDFANLSFDAKMLMLAFFGLLLVGVFYALRKEERIWI; encoded by the coding sequence ATGCTCTTGGACGCCTATTTGCCAATAGCAATCTTTGCCGTGATTGCACTCGGGGTCCCCATCTTCGCCTTCTGGCTTAACCGGTTCTTCAGACCGACCAAGAAGACGGCCTTGAAGACGGAGACCTACGAATGTGGAGAGGTACCCATCGGTACGGCGAAAATTCAATTCCACTTCCAGTTCTACATGTTCGCGATAATTTTCGTAGTTTTTGATCTAGTCACTGTTTTTCTAATGATCTGGGCTTTGGACTTCGCTAACCTTTCCTTCGACGCAAAGATGCTTATGCTTGCATTCTTCGGATTACTTCTGGTCGGGGTCTTCTATGCCCTTCGGAAGGAGGAGAGAATATGGATCTAA
- a CDS encoding NADH-quinone oxidoreductase subunit B — protein sequence MDLSMYPHALAMSAKEFIDWSTNVMDDLVRATGVKRALDKVSDPLMNWGVRNSMYPLHFGIACCALEMAACSGPRFDNERLGLVFRSSPRQCDVLLVNGWVTKKLRPGLRRLYEEMPEPKWVIAMGECAISGGPWYDSYNVVQGVDEFIPVDVYIPGCPPRPEAMIDGFLKLHLKIKGQGIGKFMDD from the coding sequence ATGGATCTAAGCATGTATCCTCATGCCTTGGCGATGAGCGCCAAGGAGTTCATCGACTGGTCCACTAACGTAATGGACGACCTGGTCCGGGCCACAGGTGTCAAGAGGGCACTGGACAAGGTGAGCGACCCCCTGATGAACTGGGGGGTAAGGAACTCGATGTACCCGCTTCACTTCGGTATCGCCTGCTGCGCTCTGGAGATGGCAGCATGCTCAGGCCCCCGTTTCGACAACGAGAGGCTGGGTCTGGTGTTCAGGTCCTCCCCGAGACAGTGCGACGTTCTGCTGGTCAACGGGTGGGTCACCAAGAAGCTTCGTCCAGGCCTAAGGAGGCTGTATGAAGAGATGCCCGAACCGAAATGGGTCATTGCCATGGGCGAGTGCGCCATTTCTGGCGGCCCGTGGTACGATTCCTACAATGTGGTACAAGGCGTCGATGAGTTCATTCCCGTAGATGTTTACATTCCCGGATGCCCACCGCGGCCAGAGGCTATGATCGATGGGTTCCTCAAGCTGCACCTCAAGATCAAGGGTCAGGGGATCGGCAAGTTCATGGATGACTGA
- a CDS encoding NADH-quinone oxidoreductase subunit C: MSESTIFTIEQVKSRIAEAFPTAVKFESKEKPRRLFMSADKGSLLELCKLLKDQLGFEHCTMVCGVDRIDRFQCVYHISSIANRIVVEIVIDLPKDNPEIDSVTPLWEGANWHERETYDMFGFIFVGHPKPERILLPEDVTFFPLRKDFKVGGI, from the coding sequence TTGTCAGAGAGCACCATATTTACTATAGAACAGGTCAAGAGCAGAATCGCCGAGGCGTTCCCCACCGCGGTCAAGTTCGAGAGCAAGGAAAAGCCCCGTCGCCTGTTCATGAGCGCGGACAAGGGTTCCCTTTTAGAGCTGTGCAAGCTGCTCAAGGACCAACTGGGTTTCGAACACTGCACCATGGTATGCGGTGTTGACCGCATAGATCGCTTTCAGTGCGTTTATCACATATCCTCCATCGCCAACAGGATCGTGGTGGAGATAGTAATCGACCTCCCCAAGGACAACCCGGAGATCGATTCTGTAACGCCCTTGTGGGAGGGGGCCAACTGGCACGAGAGGGAGACCTACGATATGTTCGGTTTCATCTTCGTAGGACATCCCAAGCCAGAGAGGATACTGTTGCCCGAGGATGTCACCTTCTTCCCGTTGAGGAAGGATTTCAAGGTAGGGGGGATCTAA
- a CDS encoding NADH-quinone oxidoreductase subunit D — MPEMWINMGPQHPMTHGLWNLRIKVDGETITDSEPIIGYLHRGWEKEVENRTYPQIIPMSDRLCYGSSFTWSHVYCMAVEDLMGLEVPEKAKWIRAMSDELQRIGNHLMWLAAIGPDLGNLTIFLYAVREREMFLDLFQALCGARMTYNYCRIGGVRNDAPPNWERDVLRTLDYFEKRINEYEDLVDRNALFRMRMEGLAYMSGKDAVNLGVTGPSLRGSGVKFDVRENDPYEIYDEIDWHMCTRDEGDVYARYRVRIDEMRMSVHIVREILKNMPKTGPIRVKTPRNAPEGTGIGRMEDPRGESFMYVIGDGSDKPYRLKVRSPFFVTLSAAPHMLKGYKVADVPAIMGMLDVCMGETDR, encoded by the coding sequence ATGCCAGAGATGTGGATCAACATGGGTCCTCAGCATCCCATGACCCACGGGTTGTGGAACTTGAGGATCAAGGTCGACGGAGAGACCATTACAGATTCTGAGCCCATCATCGGCTATCTTCACCGCGGCTGGGAGAAGGAGGTCGAGAACCGTACCTACCCTCAGATCATCCCCATGTCCGACCGCCTCTGCTACGGCTCCTCGTTCACCTGGAGCCATGTCTACTGCATGGCGGTTGAGGACCTCATGGGTCTGGAAGTGCCGGAGAAGGCCAAGTGGATCAGGGCCATGTCCGATGAGCTTCAAAGGATCGGTAACCACCTGATGTGGCTGGCGGCCATCGGTCCGGACCTGGGTAACCTGACCATCTTCCTGTACGCGGTCAGGGAAAGGGAGATGTTCCTAGATCTCTTCCAGGCCCTGTGCGGCGCCAGGATGACATATAACTACTGCAGGATAGGCGGCGTGAGGAACGATGCCCCGCCCAACTGGGAGAGGGACGTCCTCCGCACTCTGGACTACTTTGAGAAGAGGATCAACGAGTACGAGGACCTAGTGGACCGCAATGCCCTCTTCCGCATGAGAATGGAAGGGTTGGCATACATGTCCGGCAAGGATGCCGTGAACCTCGGGGTCACTGGCCCCAGCCTTAGAGGCAGTGGTGTAAAGTTCGATGTTCGCGAGAACGATCCCTACGAGATCTATGATGAGATCGACTGGCATATGTGCACCCGTGATGAAGGCGACGTTTACGCCAGATACCGGGTCCGCATCGACGAGATGCGCATGTCCGTTCATATCGTAAGGGAGATCCTCAAGAATATGCCCAAGACCGGACCTATCAGGGTCAAGACGCCACGCAACGCGCCTGAGGGAACCGGTATCGGGAGGATGGAGGACCCCCGGGGAGAGAGTTTCATGTATGTGATCGGGGACGGATCCGACAAGCCTTACCGTCTGAAAGTGAGAAGTCCGTTCTTTGTTACCCTCTCCGCGGCACCTCACATGCTCAAGGGTTACAAGGTCGCGGACGTTCCTGCGATCATGGGAATGCTCGATGTATGCATGGGTGAGACGGACAGGTGA
- the nuoH gene encoding NADH-quinone oxidoreductase subunit NuoH: MYLDIWQFLGGLVHWLHVDIIGPILGWIGFHGLESWLGSPGVLNFVTILLVALIVFTVGMLVAITHIWQERKTLGRLMDRRGTQVGPIGLFQNFADALKVLVKEAIIPDAADALVYNAAPVIIIGVSLFLFVTIPYSPGFYVADPEMSVLLTLAIFSLVPFGVLIGGWASNNKYTLIGGLRAAAQIIAYEIPLLLSVVGVIILAGSLNFMDIVAYQQAHIWMVVPMILGFVTFIISMNAELERVPFDLPEAEAELVEGWMTEFGGMKFGLIMMSEYARGFVGASIATLLFLGGWDMPSFLQFIPSELWFLAKVFAVFGLFIWIRGAMPRVRTDQILSIGWKRLLPLATINIFIAIIFKTLGWF, translated from the coding sequence ATGTACCTCGATATTTGGCAATTCCTCGGCGGCCTTGTTCATTGGCTCCACGTGGACATAATCGGACCCATCCTCGGATGGATAGGTTTCCACGGACTAGAGAGCTGGTTGGGCAGCCCCGGGGTACTGAACTTCGTTACCATCTTGCTGGTCGCACTGATCGTTTTCACGGTCGGCATGTTGGTGGCGATCACCCATATCTGGCAAGAGCGTAAGACGCTAGGTCGTCTGATGGACCGCCGCGGTACCCAGGTCGGACCTATCGGTCTTTTCCAGAACTTCGCTGATGCCCTTAAGGTGCTGGTCAAGGAGGCCATCATCCCTGATGCGGCCGATGCCTTGGTCTATAATGCGGCACCGGTCATCATCATCGGCGTTTCCCTGTTCTTGTTCGTGACCATCCCCTACAGCCCGGGATTCTATGTGGCCGATCCAGAAATGAGCGTCCTGCTCACATTGGCCATCTTCAGCCTGGTCCCCTTCGGAGTACTTATCGGAGGATGGGCTTCCAATAACAAGTACACGCTCATTGGTGGACTCCGTGCCGCCGCGCAAATAATTGCGTACGAGATACCATTGTTGCTATCCGTTGTCGGCGTCATCATACTGGCCGGTAGCCTGAACTTCATGGACATCGTGGCCTACCAACAGGCCCATATCTGGATGGTTGTTCCGATGATCCTGGGCTTCGTAACGTTCATAATCTCTATGAACGCCGAGCTGGAGAGGGTTCCCTTCGACCTTCCGGAAGCAGAGGCGGAGCTCGTAGAGGGATGGATGACCGAGTTCGGAGGCATGAAGTTCGGTCTCATCATGATGTCCGAGTATGCCCGTGGCTTCGTCGGAGCATCGATCGCAACGTTGCTGTTCCTCGGTGGCTGGGACATGCCTTCCTTCCTGCAGTTCATTCCCAGTGAACTATGGTTCCTGGCCAAGGTGTTCGCGGTCTTCGGTCTGTTCATCTGGATCAGAGGCGCGATGCCGAGGGTCAGGACCGACCAGATCCTGTCCATAGGCTGGAAGAGGTTACTGCCCTTGGCGACGATCAACATCTTCATCGCAATAATATTCAAAACCCTGGGGTGGTTCTAA
- a CDS encoding 4Fe-4S binding protein, whose protein sequence is MAEAQKTRKEKELGLTGFILKPMLLTLKQTIKATINRPQTVQYPWEKIILPDVFRGRPGLLFDKCIGCGICVRICPTRCIDLVSVDDLKKEEDKPAGKVKRPRVNVGRCMMCGYCAEYCPTNAMIVTPEYELASWTREDIIYDPYKLQFPGVPGNEVHIIEVLPSELKKEGVVPRPNTENKDLPILEDKKCISCSRCAKDCPTEAIVMKEFGVNEKGRPIKRPVIDKEKCVSCETCVEVCPKDALTMSEVL, encoded by the coding sequence ATGGCAGAAGCCCAGAAGACTAGGAAAGAGAAGGAGCTGGGGCTTACTGGATTCATCCTTAAGCCGATGTTGCTCACCCTTAAGCAAACCATAAAGGCGACCATCAACCGGCCTCAGACCGTCCAATACCCGTGGGAGAAGATCATTCTGCCTGACGTGTTCCGCGGCCGACCGGGGCTGTTGTTCGACAAATGCATCGGCTGTGGCATCTGCGTACGCATCTGCCCTACTCGCTGCATCGACCTAGTGAGTGTTGATGACCTCAAGAAGGAAGAGGACAAGCCAGCAGGAAAGGTCAAGCGGCCCCGGGTGAACGTGGGTCGGTGCATGATGTGCGGATACTGCGCGGAATACTGCCCAACCAACGCCATGATAGTCACGCCAGAGTACGAGTTGGCATCATGGACCAGGGAGGATATCATCTACGATCCGTACAAACTGCAGTTCCCCGGTGTTCCCGGGAACGAGGTCCACATCATTGAAGTGCTACCCTCCGAGCTGAAGAAGGAAGGTGTTGTTCCCCGGCCCAATACTGAGAACAAGGACCTTCCGATATTGGAGGATAAGAAGTGCATCAGCTGCTCGCGATGTGCTAAGGACTGCCCGACAGAGGCGATTGTGATGAAAGAGTTCGGAGTGAATGAGAAGGGCAGGCCGATCAAGCGGCCGGTCATCGACAAGGAGAAGTGCGTCTCCTGCGAGACCTGTGTGGAAGTATGTCCCAAGGATGCCCTCACCATGTCGGAGGTGTTGTAA
- a CDS encoding short chain dehydrogenase, with product MPLEWDLIIFLFISAVAIGAALAVVWSKEVVRSVVFLALVFLCIGFTYIFLNAEYLAVVQIMIYVGAVSVLMLFGIMLTKRRLLGGDRCE from the coding sequence TTGCCGCTCGAGTGGGACCTGATCATATTCCTGTTCATCTCCGCTGTGGCCATCGGGGCTGCCCTCGCAGTCGTCTGGTCCAAGGAGGTCGTGCGCAGTGTGGTGTTCCTAGCGCTGGTGTTCCTATGCATCGGTTTTACCTATATCTTCCTGAACGCTGAATATCTGGCAGTGGTCCAGATCATGATCTACGTCGGTGCGGTGTCGGTCCTGATGTTGTTCGGGATCATGTTGACGAAGCGCCGTCTGCTGGGAGGTGACCGCTGTGAATAA
- a CDS encoding NADH-quinone oxidoreductase subunit J: MNKRNALLAGTLVLFLVMILGSILAAQWPAGNLGSTNTNDLSDLLFNEYGIVVMIVGIVLFVSMLGGVYLAQEEDKR; encoded by the coding sequence GTGAATAAGCGTAATGCGCTTCTCGCCGGCACCCTCGTGTTGTTCCTGGTAATGATCCTGGGATCCATACTGGCGGCCCAGTGGCCGGCCGGGAACCTTGGTTCGACCAACACCAACGATCTCTCTGACCTGCTCTTCAACGAGTACGGCATCGTGGTCATGATCGTCGGCATCGTGCTGTTCGTCTCCATGCTGGGAGGCGTATATCTGGCCCAGGAGGAGGATAAGAGATGA
- the nuoK gene encoding NADH-quinone oxidoreductase subunit NuoK has protein sequence MIPIEYFLGLSAILFAIGAMGVLVKKNAIVVLMCIELMLNAANINFVAFSAYYNDLTGQVFALVSIAIAAAEVAVGLAIIMNLYKTRDTIGLDEVSLLRW, from the coding sequence ATGATACCAATAGAGTACTTCCTGGGTCTATCTGCGATCCTTTTCGCGATTGGGGCCATGGGCGTGCTTGTGAAGAAGAACGCCATCGTGGTGCTGATGTGCATCGAGCTGATGCTCAATGCGGCTAACATCAACTTCGTGGCCTTCTCCGCCTATTACAATGACCTGACCGGACAAGTGTTCGCTCTCGTGTCCATCGCCATCGCGGCGGCCGAGGTCGCGGTCGGTCTGGCCATCATAATGAACCTATACAAGACCCGGGACACCATCGGCCTCGATGAGGTCAGCCTCCTGAGGTGGTAA